One Leptospira meyeri genomic region harbors:
- a CDS encoding LamG domain-containing protein, which yields MEIYIRIPGQILYFTFAFCLSFDCQLNSFNNTGDYESRSFTETEILKCFLEGRCGPKNVTSTNGFQIPSTLVSGLYAWYPLDGDINDRSGSAHHGYLPGGFWPVTTGPTYSLSRSNLPNGTASFNGTDQLFSSDFTPLCHEDFAIALWIFPYNATNNQIMGFQEGIGYNPGVMFSLDATGHFEFSSFFSFWDNSNLTRGVSSTVLPANVWTHITYVHNGATQQGTIWVNGVNVGVTSDSINSFDPGTGEPYVTGCITGSSPFQWWTGTPLNIGYGYSNPRFFSGKMDDIWFFKGRQLNASDISILMSLP from the coding sequence ATGGAGATATATATCCGAATTCCCGGACAGATTCTATATTTTACATTCGCATTTTGTTTATCATTTGATTGTCAGCTGAACTCATTTAATAATACGGGAGATTACGAAAGCAGATCATTCACTGAAACTGAAATTTTAAAATGTTTTTTAGAAGGGCGTTGTGGTCCTAAAAACGTTACTTCTACAAATGGTTTCCAAATCCCGTCAACGCTTGTCTCTGGTCTTTATGCATGGTATCCACTGGATGGTGATATCAATGATAGGAGCGGAAGTGCTCATCATGGATATCTTCCTGGCGGATTTTGGCCTGTGACGACAGGTCCAACTTATTCTCTCAGTCGTTCCAACCTGCCAAACGGCACCGCTTCTTTCAACGGGACTGATCAGTTATTTTCAAGTGACTTTACTCCTCTTTGTCACGAGGACTTTGCAATTGCTTTATGGATTTTTCCATACAATGCCACGAACAATCAAATTATGGGTTTCCAAGAAGGTATTGGTTACAATCCAGGGGTCATGTTTTCCTTGGATGCAACAGGGCATTTTGAGTTTTCTTCTTTTTTTTCCTTTTGGGATAATAGCAATCTTACGCGAGGGGTTTCTTCAACGGTTTTACCTGCAAATGTCTGGACTCATATAACTTACGTTCATAATGGAGCCACGCAGCAAGGAACCATTTGGGTCAATGGAGTGAATGTAGGAGTCACCTCTGATTCGATCAATTCCTTCGACCCTGGTACGGGTGAACCGTATGTCACTGGATGCATTACGGGCAGTTCACCGTTTCAATGGTGGACGGGAACTCCACTAAACATCGGTTATGGTTACAGTAACCCTCGTTTTTTTTCAGGAAAGATGGATGATATTTGGTTTTTCAAAGGACGCCAATTGAATGCAAGTGACATTTCTATATTGATGAGCCTTCCTTAG
- a CDS encoding class I SAM-dependent methyltransferase — protein MDSKFWPNQEEEKTRYLEHNNDINDIRYQNFLRPVVEKVLGNQKSTDQALDYGAGPGPVVQFLLEQKGYKIKLYDPFFHNDPENLKQSYDYIILTEVVEHFHSPKKEFQILYNLLNTNGCLYILTHPYDDSIHFEKWYYKNDQTHTFFYTKKAFEWILNHYGFKNLDIQNRIIILRK, from the coding sequence ATGGATTCAAAGTTTTGGCCAAACCAAGAGGAAGAAAAAACACGGTATCTGGAACACAATAACGATATAAACGACATACGTTACCAAAATTTTTTAAGACCAGTGGTGGAGAAGGTTCTGGGCAATCAAAAATCAACAGACCAAGCATTGGATTATGGGGCAGGTCCCGGTCCAGTCGTTCAGTTTTTGTTGGAACAGAAAGGATACAAAATCAAATTGTATGATCCCTTCTTTCACAATGATCCAGAAAACTTAAAACAATCTTACGACTACATCATCCTCACGGAAGTTGTGGAACATTTCCATTCCCCCAAAAAAGAATTTCAGATTTTATACAACTTATTAAATACGAACGGATGTTTGTATATCTTGACCCATCCTTACGATGACAGTATTCATTTTGAAAAATGGTATTATAAAAATGACCAAACTCATACCTTCTTTTATACAAAAAAAGCTTTTGAATGGATTTTAAATCATTATGGATTCAAAAATTTAGACATCCAAAATAGAATTATTATTTTAAGAAAGTAA
- a CDS encoding CarD family transcriptional regulator — protein MATKKLNEKTKEPKFKVGDYVVYPIHGVGEVTEVAKKLILGKKKDCYSLEIQGSKMKVSIPVDRAMDVGIRSIIDKKEIKKVLTLLKKDEVDTEEDWKVRYQNNMNKIKSGSIFEVADVCRNLYRRAYGKELSIMERKLYESAYNLVKMEIALSKGVPQEEAGNIVSDVLAASVQGMAPPPPPKELDDDLDLE, from the coding sequence TTGGCTACAAAAAAACTAAACGAAAAAACTAAAGAGCCTAAATTCAAGGTGGGGGACTACGTTGTATACCCTATCCATGGAGTAGGTGAAGTCACAGAAGTTGCGAAAAAGCTGATTCTGGGAAAGAAAAAAGACTGTTACAGTTTGGAAATTCAAGGTTCCAAAATGAAGGTCTCTATCCCTGTGGATCGGGCAATGGATGTGGGTATCCGGTCGATCATTGATAAAAAAGAGATCAAAAAAGTTCTCACTCTCCTAAAAAAGGATGAGGTCGACACGGAAGAGGACTGGAAGGTCCGTTACCAGAACAATATGAACAAGATCAAATCTGGTTCCATTTTCGAAGTGGCTGATGTTTGCCGTAATCTTTACAGACGTGCCTATGGCAAAGAACTTTCCATTATGGAAAGAAAGCTCTATGAGAGCGCCTATAATTTAGTAAAGATGGAAATTGCACTTAGTAAAGGTGTACCCCAGGAAGAAGCAGGGAACATCGTCTCGGACGTGTTAGCTGCTTCCGTTCAGGGAATGGCTCCACCACCACCTCCAAAAGAATTGGATGATGATCTAGATTTAGAATAA
- a CDS encoding PIN/TRAM domain-containing protein — protein sequence MKHLLSTLGTIFVSSVSFFFLYSESQNLVLAGTLAGVILFYSLFLVLGERKLFPEIKADLVLCGSVGALLGLSIAAFPVSLLNDYGYKSIAIFVAVLLFLSGIKTGVAFAKKPGLGIFGGGNSTGGSSFQIPGLETGNTQIKDKILDTSVVIDGRILDIADTHFLDGPLILPNFVLREIQLISDSSDPIKRARGRRGLEMLNKLQRKGSIEVKITYTDYSDTREVDAKLVKLARDTGGAVVTNDFNLNKVAELQGVRVLNLNNLANALKPVVLPGEEFQISVIKEGKDENQGIGYLEDGTMVVIENGGHLVGKDVRVVVTSIIQTAAGKMIFTKVQNGNNNYNKS from the coding sequence ATGAAACACTTACTTTCAACCCTTGGGACAATTTTTGTCTCTTCGGTATCGTTTTTCTTCTTATATTCGGAATCGCAAAACCTCGTTTTGGCGGGGACACTTGCTGGAGTCATTCTTTTTTATTCCCTATTCCTCGTGTTAGGCGAAAGAAAGTTATTCCCTGAAATCAAAGCTGATCTTGTACTTTGTGGTAGTGTGGGAGCACTTCTTGGTTTGTCCATTGCGGCCTTCCCTGTTAGCCTTCTTAACGATTACGGATACAAATCCATAGCCATTTTTGTGGCAGTTCTACTTTTCCTCTCTGGAATCAAAACAGGGGTGGCTTTTGCAAAAAAACCAGGCCTTGGGATTTTTGGTGGTGGTAACTCCACTGGTGGTTCTAGTTTCCAAATCCCTGGACTTGAGACTGGCAACACTCAGATCAAAGATAAAATTCTAGATACCTCTGTTGTGATTGATGGTCGTATTTTAGATATTGCTGATACACATTTCTTAGATGGTCCACTCATTTTACCAAACTTTGTTTTAAGAGAGATTCAACTTATTTCCGATTCTTCTGATCCAATCAAACGGGCTCGCGGACGCCGTGGTCTTGAGATGTTGAACAAACTCCAAAGAAAAGGTTCTATTGAAGTAAAGATTACATATACGGATTATTCAGATACAAGAGAAGTGGATGCAAAACTTGTGAAACTAGCACGTGATACAGGTGGAGCTGTTGTAACCAACGACTTCAACTTAAACAAAGTTGCTGAGTTGCAAGGGGTTCGTGTCCTAAACTTGAACAATCTTGCCAATGCATTAAAACCTGTTGTACTTCCTGGTGAAGAATTCCAAATTTCCGTCATCAAAGAAGGAAAAGACGAAAACCAAGGAATTGGTTACTTGGAAGATGGAACCATGGTTGTGATCGAAAACGGTGGCCATTTAGTTGGAAAAGATGTAAGAGTGGTAGTCACAAGTATCATCCAAACGGCTGCCGGTAAAATGATTTTTACAAAAGTGCAAAACGGTAACAATAACTACAACAAATCGTAA
- a CDS encoding apolipoprotein N-acyltransferase has protein sequence MKLARFLISREGFISVLCYAITAVFSFLSFAPINLPFFVWLAPFGLFFVEKRNRGKWKKLIYHGFGFSILFYFVSFHWIYHMTTVFGGFDWYLAVPIFIGSAILLNFKFPVYLLLFSFLAKRVGKFFPIIASVSILFAEFFTPQVFPWYFGNVVAENQILAQNAEYASAYGLSAFLFFVSYYLFSLRKPKTFFRLLKKFLFRHKTFQKRFLFGGLSLVLVLVLFFGNGYYLFQKWSKVKPITERDVLIIQPNAPLEFRDGRNPAEEIRNLMTRIDSMAERELKGNSVDLVVLPESGVPFFTTHDTEVTRYSRIYWHQFESLMAILSLRHGTNVFYNELDADLNKEALPGRISRRDVRMYNSSVVMNPNGERRNSYQKVFLLIFGEYMPFEWMYALSGQTGQFAPGTNLNLIPYYEPRKTPSSQIKELHFEDTMTMGPAGVREYYSKEKVDEKQIGSFLPLICYEVIISEFVRKFEGDPDFIVNVTNDKWYGNSVESYQHHTLGRLRAIEFRKWIVRSTNSGTSVFTDHLGRNIDNDFTPIETTAVIRKKVQVIPGEMTFYRLYGNLLSYLYMGIVGLVFFFYAKGNT, from the coding sequence ATGAAACTGGCTCGTTTTTTAATTTCACGCGAAGGGTTCATATCCGTACTTTGTTATGCGATTACCGCTGTATTTTCCTTCCTTTCTTTTGCTCCAATAAACCTTCCTTTTTTTGTTTGGTTAGCTCCTTTTGGGCTTTTCTTTGTGGAAAAAAGAAATCGGGGGAAATGGAAAAAACTCATTTATCATGGTTTTGGTTTTTCCATTTTATTTTATTTCGTTTCCTTTCATTGGATTTACCATATGACCACTGTTTTTGGTGGATTTGATTGGTATTTGGCAGTTCCCATTTTTATTGGTTCTGCAATTCTATTGAATTTTAAGTTTCCTGTTTATCTTTTATTGTTTTCCTTTTTGGCTAAACGAGTGGGAAAATTTTTTCCTATCATTGCATCTGTTTCAATTTTATTTGCGGAATTTTTTACACCCCAAGTTTTTCCTTGGTATTTTGGAAACGTAGTTGCTGAAAACCAAATTTTGGCGCAAAACGCAGAGTATGCGAGTGCGTACGGTTTGTCCGCATTTTTGTTTTTTGTCTCTTATTATTTGTTTTCGCTTAGAAAACCAAAAACTTTTTTTCGCCTACTGAAAAAATTTCTTTTTAGGCACAAAACTTTCCAAAAACGTTTTTTATTTGGTGGCCTAAGCCTTGTTTTGGTTTTAGTTCTATTTTTTGGGAATGGGTATTATTTGTTTCAAAAATGGTCAAAAGTAAAACCCATCACTGAGCGGGATGTTTTGATTATTCAACCGAATGCTCCTTTGGAATTTCGGGATGGACGTAACCCTGCCGAAGAAATTCGAAATCTAATGACTCGAATTGATTCAATGGCAGAACGGGAACTGAAAGGGAACTCGGTAGATCTGGTCGTTTTGCCAGAGTCAGGTGTACCGTTCTTCACAACACATGATACAGAGGTGACTCGTTACAGCCGTATCTATTGGCATCAATTCGAATCTTTGATGGCGATTTTAAGTCTACGGCATGGGACAAATGTATTTTACAACGAGTTAGATGCAGACCTAAATAAAGAAGCTCTTCCTGGTCGTATATCCAGACGAGATGTTCGAATGTACAATTCTTCAGTTGTAATGAATCCGAATGGAGAAAGAAGAAATAGTTATCAAAAAGTTTTTTTACTGATTTTCGGTGAATACATGCCCTTTGAATGGATGTATGCTCTGTCTGGACAAACCGGACAGTTTGCACCTGGAACCAATCTTAATTTAATTCCTTATTATGAACCAAGGAAAACACCATCTTCGCAAATAAAAGAACTTCATTTTGAAGACACAATGACGATGGGTCCAGCAGGGGTTAGGGAATATTATTCCAAAGAAAAAGTGGACGAAAAACAAATCGGAAGTTTTTTGCCTTTGATTTGTTATGAAGTGATCATTTCTGAGTTTGTGAGAAAGTTTGAGGGAGATCCTGATTTTATTGTCAATGTCACAAACGACAAATGGTATGGAAATTCAGTTGAGTCTTACCAACATCATACTTTAGGTAGACTGCGTGCTATAGAATTTCGTAAATGGATTGTTAGGTCCACTAATTCTGGAACATCAGTGTTTACGGATCATCTTGGGCGGAATATCGATAATGATTTCACTCCGATTGAAACAACGGCCGTGATTCGCAAAAAAGTTCAGGTAATTCCTGGGGAAATGACTTTTTACCGGTTATACGGGAACTTACTATCTTATTTGTATATGGGAATTGTAGGACTAGTGTTTTTCTTTTATGCAAAAGGAAATACTTAA
- a CDS encoding flagellar filament outer layer protein FlaA — MIALINLRKLALFLFFFGMVPIQAEAGIWREILLENFELSNYNQENLRTKLEKGTKLPEISLSSNFTAPIPGSKQALVLRIPKDANFPFSLYFPKPIEVNAFIKEITIPIYSSQSNGNLTLIIESQDAEVRQLNLTSLNYRGWKSITVSISKNFDQNDRVFLQKSSIRILGFFYLPYENNDPNQEVLIAIDDITAIVRDKYRPLRNKEILLED, encoded by the coding sequence ATGATTGCATTGATAAACTTAAGGAAACTTGCACTTTTTCTTTTCTTCTTTGGAATGGTTCCGATTCAGGCTGAAGCTGGGATTTGGCGGGAAATTCTTCTCGAAAATTTCGAATTGTCCAATTACAATCAGGAAAACCTGCGAACAAAGTTGGAAAAGGGAACCAAACTTCCGGAAATCTCCCTTTCCAGCAATTTCACTGCTCCCATCCCAGGTTCCAAACAAGCACTCGTACTGCGAATTCCCAAAGATGCCAATTTTCCTTTTTCATTATACTTTCCAAAACCCATTGAAGTGAATGCCTTCATCAAAGAAATCACCATCCCCATTTATTCATCACAATCCAACGGGAACCTAACACTAATCATAGAATCACAAGATGCAGAAGTTAGACAATTAAATTTGACTTCATTGAATTATCGAGGTTGGAAATCGATTACGGTTTCGATTTCAAAAAATTTTGATCAAAACGATAGAGTTTTTCTACAAAAGAGTTCGATACGAATTCTCGGATTCTTTTATCTGCCTTATGAAAATAATGATCCCAACCAAGAGGTCCTCATTGCCATCGATGACATAACTGCGATTGTGCGAGATAAATACAGACCCCTTCGTAACAAAGAAATCCTTCTCGAAGATTGA
- the ompL47 gene encoding multi-beta-barrel domain surface protein OmpL47, whose product MQAHKYLLAILTISFAGQITAQVAAPKATTSTKDQAIKKTESTSTQAKDGVNKAETTVKDILGDKKESGASSSDASALFITSKTTFSLDAKDESSTIDFIEWKPKNGEYRKFTQPIRIAEEGLTEIYYRSVDKVGNAETPKILVVHVDNTAPRVNLVPQEQFFVLDGVPFASKNNTYTLVAEDQQTGVEKIQFSINQEVAKSYADPIKLENSGANVVKYSATDKSGNSSPESSLIITVDDVKPTVEIVPSFPLVDINGKNFQRKGNVFYVNATDKESGIKKVLVKVDEEEYKPYVEAIAIETQGDHVIKAMAVDNVGNQSDVVEVKLTVDLTPPTSTIQKSTEASKVETQTPAATTPAK is encoded by the coding sequence ATGCAGGCGCACAAATATCTTTTGGCCATACTGACAATTTCTTTCGCAGGCCAAATCACAGCACAGGTTGCTGCACCAAAAGCCACTACTTCCACAAAAGACCAGGCAATTAAAAAAACAGAGTCCACTTCTACTCAAGCCAAAGACGGTGTAAATAAAGCTGAGACAACTGTAAAAGACATATTGGGTGACAAAAAAGAATCAGGGGCTTCTTCTTCTGATGCGTCTGCTCTTTTCATTACAAGTAAAACCACTTTTTCATTAGATGCAAAAGACGAATCATCCACAATCGATTTTATTGAGTGGAAACCGAAAAATGGTGAATACAGAAAATTCACGCAACCAATCCGTATTGCTGAAGAAGGTCTTACTGAAATCTATTACCGATCTGTTGATAAAGTCGGAAATGCTGAGACTCCAAAAATTCTGGTAGTTCATGTTGATAACACAGCTCCAAGAGTGAACTTAGTGCCACAAGAACAGTTTTTTGTTTTAGATGGAGTTCCTTTTGCGTCAAAGAACAATACGTATACGCTTGTAGCAGAAGACCAACAAACAGGCGTTGAAAAAATTCAATTCAGCATCAACCAAGAAGTTGCAAAATCTTATGCTGATCCAATCAAATTGGAGAACAGTGGAGCAAACGTAGTGAAATATTCCGCTACCGATAAATCAGGAAATTCCTCACCAGAATCTTCTCTTATCATTACTGTAGATGATGTAAAACCAACTGTTGAAATTGTTCCTTCTTTCCCACTCGTTGACATCAATGGAAAAAACTTCCAAAGAAAAGGAAACGTATTCTACGTAAATGCAACTGACAAAGAATCTGGTATCAAAAAAGTTTTAGTAAAAGTTGATGAAGAAGAATACAAACCTTACGTAGAAGCAATTGCGATTGAAACACAGGGTGACCATGTGATCAAAGCAATGGCAGTAGACAATGTTGGTAACCAATCGGATGTAGTGGAAGTAAAACTCACAGTTGATTTAACTCCTCCAACTTCTACAATCCAAAAATCAACAGAAGCTTCTAAGGTAGAAACACAAACTCCTGCAGCAACTACACCTGCTAAGTAA
- a CDS encoding ComF family protein, whose translation MSCGRSDFFSEITAVCKPCTKQNYFPQKQNWNRRQVNPPADRFVFYDQVFYLQIRNDFERTLFQSLKFENERQLAEYFCLGHRSLSRQFLGDLPDLLALVPSSPKSGPRPYHASFALLGKWKKLWKIREDTSLRKVSSDKQSSLGFEKRFFHAKKAFQFTKSDRIMEGLHVLIVDDIFTTGATINEIARLYKQSGVRKVSCVVLLLSGGD comes from the coding sequence GTGAGTTGTGGACGTTCCGATTTTTTTTCGGAAATCACCGCTGTTTGCAAACCTTGCACAAAACAAAACTATTTCCCACAAAAACAAAATTGGAACCGCAGGCAGGTCAATCCACCAGCGGATCGATTTGTTTTTTATGACCAAGTCTTCTATTTGCAAATTCGTAATGATTTTGAAAGAACCCTTTTTCAGTCCTTAAAATTTGAAAACGAAAGGCAGCTTGCAGAATATTTTTGTTTGGGACATAGGTCCCTTTCTAGACAGTTTTTGGGGGATCTTCCCGATTTACTGGCCTTAGTTCCCTCGTCTCCTAAGTCGGGACCAAGACCGTATCATGCTTCCTTTGCCCTCCTCGGTAAATGGAAAAAACTTTGGAAAATCAGGGAAGATACTAGTTTGCGTAAGGTTTCGTCGGACAAACAATCTTCGTTAGGGTTCGAGAAACGTTTTTTTCATGCAAAAAAGGCATTCCAATTCACAAAAAGTGATAGAATCATGGAAGGACTTCATGTTCTAATCGTAGATGATATATTTACGACAGGTGCCACAATCAATGAAATTGCTAGGCTGTACAAACAGTCCGGCGTTAGAAAGGTTTCCTGTGTTGTTTTACTGTTAAGTGGGGGTGATTGA
- a CDS encoding STAS domain-containing protein codes for MDVQVKDDIRIIKFSGAILKVDSDEIEKELSKLTQSSVKKIILDLTKVHHICSTALGIFVATKRKLKPMNGDIKVIVVDEDLIQLFEITMLDKVFEIFPDLSSAMEGFQLDEEDSH; via the coding sequence ATGGATGTTCAAGTCAAGGATGACATAAGGATCATTAAGTTTTCTGGGGCCATCCTCAAGGTTGATTCCGATGAAATTGAAAAAGAACTTTCAAAACTCACGCAAAGCTCTGTTAAAAAAATCATTCTGGATTTAACCAAAGTTCACCATATTTGTTCGACTGCCTTAGGTATTTTTGTTGCCACCAAACGTAAGTTAAAACCCATGAATGGTGATATTAAGGTAATTGTTGTAGATGAAGATTTGATTCAACTTTTTGAAATCACAATGCTTGATAAAGTATTCGAAATTTTTCCAGATTTATCTTCTGCTATGGAAGGATTCCAACTCGACGAGGAAGATTCCCACTGA
- the rdgB gene encoding RdgB/HAM1 family non-canonical purine NTP pyrophosphatase: MTKKTLAFASGSLHKWKEMQMLLSPYGYEVVLPKDLGISFSPEETENSFIGNSFIKSKELFRLTGLPSFADDSGISVPALGGEPGVYSARFGGPGLTDKERALYLLQRLGSNKNRDAYYSCVVSYVDGTHAVSFEGRVDGLICTDYDEEGKYGFGYDPIFFYPPFEKRFSEVPESEKNNVSHRKKAMELFLNWLSNLK, encoded by the coding sequence CTGACAAAAAAAACTTTAGCATTTGCTTCCGGAAGTTTACACAAATGGAAGGAAATGCAAATGTTGCTTTCGCCTTACGGGTATGAAGTTGTCCTTCCCAAGGACCTAGGGATTTCCTTTTCTCCAGAAGAAACAGAAAACTCATTCATTGGAAATTCTTTTATCAAATCAAAAGAACTTTTTCGCCTAACTGGCCTTCCATCCTTTGCCGATGATTCGGGAATTTCAGTTCCTGCACTTGGTGGCGAACCTGGAGTGTATTCAGCTAGATTCGGAGGACCAGGACTTACAGACAAAGAACGTGCACTTTACCTGTTACAAAGATTAGGTAGTAATAAGAATCGTGATGCTTATTACAGTTGCGTGGTAAGTTATGTAGATGGAACTCATGCCGTTTCTTTTGAAGGCCGAGTTGATGGACTGATTTGTACTGATTATGACGAAGAAGGTAAATATGGATTTGGATACGATCCTATTTTTTTCTACCCTCCATTCGAAAAACGGTTCTCAGAAGTTCCTGAATCGGAAAAAAATAATGTGTCCCACCGCAAAAAAGCAATGGAACTTTTTTTAAATTGGTTATCTAATCTAAAATAA
- a CDS encoding Lsa36 family surface (lipo)protein, whose protein sequence is MRLLFSIFTFIFLTLTIGNPIEAQVICLGGECANIPGEYQLLGNFAEPAFDRIYTNGFLRSMGDNAVLQNLNSNQSGGTKVERYRLGLGYTVSQGQEKARDFYYENSELRTLPKKGVAASPSLSFTVNLGEWLNGAFAKQWNLTTHFFPYEFGEANIPFVKIRNTDVRGRVFNYGAVFRYFPVDSGFSFGIGIFQTNQDLYLSSYDRRPTQFRIDGDKRRWIGQNDLFYQSRIVSGSLDIKYNYTIGFLSIIPGIGIVYNHGYTAIQANRFAAISTRENPDDFGSVPSAIGIRLATRHNHRSGFGYGSLGLNFSLGSFSLVTELMAGKEIQSINLSLQKQF, encoded by the coding sequence ATGAGATTATTATTTTCCATATTCACTTTTATTTTTTTAACACTTACAATTGGAAATCCCATTGAGGCGCAAGTGATCTGCTTAGGGGGAGAATGTGCGAATATCCCAGGTGAATACCAATTATTAGGGAATTTTGCAGAACCAGCCTTTGATCGAATTTATACAAATGGGTTCCTGCGTTCTATGGGAGATAACGCAGTATTACAAAATTTAAATTCTAATCAATCCGGTGGAACCAAGGTAGAACGTTATCGATTGGGATTAGGGTATACGGTGTCTCAAGGCCAAGAAAAGGCTCGAGATTTTTATTATGAAAATTCTGAACTCCGAACTCTTCCGAAAAAGGGGGTAGCCGCATCACCTTCCTTAAGTTTTACGGTGAACTTAGGAGAATGGTTGAACGGTGCTTTTGCAAAACAATGGAATTTAACAACGCATTTTTTTCCTTATGAGTTTGGCGAGGCCAATATTCCTTTTGTAAAAATTAGAAATACTGATGTTCGGGGCCGAGTTTTTAATTATGGGGCTGTATTCAGATACTTTCCTGTTGATTCCGGATTTTCGTTTGGAATTGGAATTTTTCAAACAAACCAAGATCTTTATTTGAGTTCTTATGACAGAAGACCTACTCAATTTAGAATTGATGGAGACAAACGTCGCTGGATTGGACAAAACGATTTATTTTATCAGTCGAGAATTGTTTCAGGTTCTTTAGATATAAAGTATAATTATACGATAGGTTTTTTGTCCATCATTCCTGGTATCGGTATCGTATATAATCATGGTTATACGGCGATCCAGGCCAATCGGTTTGCGGCCATTTCCACAAGGGAAAATCCAGATGACTTTGGTTCCGTTCCCAGCGCTATCGGGATCAGGCTTGCTACAAGACACAACCATAGATCTGGATTTGGGTATGGAAGTTTGGGGTTAAACTTTAGTTTGGGAAGTTTTAGTTTGGTGACGGAGTTGATGGCAGGGAAAGAGATCCAGTCGATCAACCTTTCCCTGCAAAAACAGTTCTAA